The Verrucomicrobium spinosum DSM 4136 = JCM 18804 DNA segment ATGGGAAGAGGCCAGGGGGGTGGAGAAGGTGCGCGGGTCCCCTCCACCTCGTCTGGGAGGACGTGATAGAGCCACCTGCGACACCATCGACACCCTTTTTGGACTTTTTGCCAAAATCGCATTTGTTGCGATTTATTGTGTATACTTCTGGCGGTGAGCAAGATGTGATGGAAAAGTGCGCGTATTCGATGGATTGAGTTTATCATCAGACTGGCCCGTGGGCCCGGTATGCCGAAGGCCTTGCAGAAGGCATTGTAGAAGGTGAACGCCATGATGAGCGCAGCGATACCCTTGGAAAGCCGCTCCCTCTTTGGCAACCGTGGAGGGTGCTTGATCGTCTTTCAGTCGGTGGCATGGGTGCCCTCCTCCGGCACCCTGTAGGCGGACCAAACATCGTTTGTAAGTGTTTCGCAAAATTCTGGAGTATGTCGCTCACGCTCAGAGAGATGTGCCAAAAACACATAACTTTTCGTTTTTGGCAAAAAGTCCAAAAAGGGTGTCGATGGTGTCGCACCTAGGCTCTCTCGAGCCAAAAAAAGCCCCGCACCGGGTGAGGTGCAGGGCGGAAATCAGCAGCAAAGGCGCGGCACGGCCGCGCGCGGTGGCTTACAGGAGGGCTCGCATGGTCACGGGAAGTGTTGCTGCAAGGCGGTCGCGGCGGCTGACGGGTAGCGGGGTGGTGAGGGTACGCTGGCCGGGAAGAACGATGCGGCGGGTCGGGGCGTCGGCATTCAGGTCGTTGTCCATGGCTGCAGGGGCGACGAAGTTCGCACCGGCTGTCTCCACGATCATCCAATAGCGCAGTGCTCGCAAGGGGATGGAGACTTCGAACTGGTCGAGGAGCCACTTGCGGGTTTCCGTGACGTTCTGCCATTGATGCCGCTCGATGCCTTCTCGGAAGGCCCGCACCACATGCTGAGGCAGGCGGGAAACGGCGGTGCTGTCCAGTAGCTTGGCAAAGCCACCATTGCGCCACGCGGCCAGACAGCCGGCCACGCTCGCGCGGGACATGGTGCCAGCTTCGGCCAGGCGGGTAAGACTGCGCTCGCCCATAAGGGCAAGGCGGAGGACGTTCAGGCGTTCCCTGTGGCGACGGGGACTGCGGGCGGCGCACAAAAGGCGTTCGACGGCAACGGCTTCACGGGATGGGGTGGGATGGGGGGACCGGATTCGAGTCATGAGCAAAGGGGTTCGGGTTGTCATGCTCAGAGCACCGGCCATGCCATTAATGAAGTATTGATGGAGGACCTTAGTGAAAATGATTCTTTTGTGATCGAAAAATTGGAATGTTTTTCCATTGCACGTGTCTCTACAAGCATTTCTGTATCAGATCAAGTCACATTCCTGTTGCACAGGACATGGGTTTGTTCGCTCTTGCTCAATGGGTTGTGATTTTTGCACGGGAGGCTGTGATGGATGCTTTATTTGGCCTGTATTTGATCTGGAAGTGATGTTAAAACGGAGGAGTGAAATCACTTTTCGTCGCTACCGGCAACCCGCACAAAACGGGCGAGATTCGCAGCATGCTTGGAGACGCTTATGACGTTTCGGACATGACTGCGCACCCACATCTGCCCCTACCTGAGGAAACGGGCGAGACGTTTGAGGCCAATGCCACGATCAAGGCTCTGGCGGCCAGCTCGGCACTCCCTGATGCACTTGTGCTCTCTGACGATTCAGGGCTGGAGGTGGATGCTCTGGGTGGGGCACCTGGCGTCATCTCCGCGAGGTACGCAGGTGCCAATGCTACGGACTCAGACAATCGCAGGCTCTTGAAGGAACAACTTGCCCAACTGGCGAAGCAGACGGAAACACCACTTTTCAACGGTCGATTCCGTTGCTGCATGGTGCTGGCACAGAATGGGCGCGTTCTGGGCGTGTTCGACGGAGCTGTGGAAGGGTGTCTCCTGCTGGCGGAGGATGGGGGAGGCGGCTTCGGCTATGATCCGTTGTTTGTTCCCGAAGGTTATGAGAACAGCTTCGGCGTGCTGCCACTGGAAGTGAAGAATCAACTCAGTCATCGGTCCCGCGCCCTGGCCAAGGTGGTGGCATGGCTGGCGGAGCAGGCCTGATCTGCAGATCTTGACTTGGAGGACAGTGGCATGACCTGGCGACTCGCATTGATCCTGCTGCTGGCCACAGGACTGCCTGGCGGCGGCAGACTCCCGGCGCAGGATGTTGTTGTTTCCTTGGGCCATGGAGTGGTGTGGAGCCGCAAGGACATCAGTGCTCCACTGGAAGGATGGTTGCAGGTAGTAACTTTTGATGCCTCCAAAGTGAAGGTGGAGGTGCTGGCGAGGCAGGACAGGGAGACTGCGCTCCCCATGCATCGCTGGATGACGGAGGCGCGGGCGATCGCCGGTTGCAATGGGGGGTATTTTGATCCCGCCACCTTTGCTCCTTCAGGGCTCCAGGTGGTGGAAGGTCTGGCCACGGGCAAGTACCAGCAGTTCGGAGAGTGGGGTGGCGGATTCGGGGTGCGGTCAGGGAAAGCCCAGATCTGGACGGAGCAGGAAATACTCGCGATGCCAACGTTTGAAGCGGAATCCTTTGTTCAGTGCAGTCCCGTGCTGGTCGATGGAGTTCGTCGATTTACAGGTGCTGGGGAGGATGTTCGCGCACGCAGGACATTCATCGCCCACGACGGTGGGGCACGCTGGGCCCTGGGGGTGACGTCAGGGATCGGATTGAGAGAGCTGGCCGAATTGCTGGTCAACCAAGGGGCTGGACTTTTGGGGTTCAAGGTGAGCCGCGCACTGAATCTTGATGGTGGTCCCTCCACAGGGCTGTGGGGCAGAGATGAAAAAGGGAAAGTGGTGGTCCACGAGAAGGAGATGTGGTCTGTGAAAAACTGTGTGGTGATCCGCCCTCTGCAGTGAGAGAGAGCGTTCTCAAGATCTTCTTGAGTTTCCGGGGCGGAATCGTTCTGTGCCTCATGGTTTCCTCCTTCCGGCTCATTTCGCATCTTGCTCCGTTATTTCTGGTGATGGGGGTGATCGTTGAGACGCTGCCTGCGCAGTGGACGGTGCGATCTCAAGCCGGGCCCGTTAAACTGCCCGGTGGTGCGATACAGGTGAAGAAGCAGCTTGCGGGCCCCACCGAGGCGGAGTTGAACCTGATCCTTTTCACCGCTGGCAAGTATGAGATGCGGGTGGTTCATCAGCCTGAGCGTGACAAGGGGGTGTCTCTGGCCACGAAGATGCGTGAACTGGGGGCCATTGCGGGGTGCAACGGAGGATACTTTACGCCAGATTTTTTGCCCCTCGGGTTGGAAGTGAGTGATGGGGTGCGCAGTGGAACGTTTCAGCGCAGTTCCCTGCTAGGGGGCGTCTTTTTGGTGAGGCACGGCAGGCCAGCCATGGTCTGGAAGGATGAATACATCGAGCAGAAGGGGGTCACCCAGCTCTTACAGGCGGGACCGCGCCTGGTTCACGCGGGACTGCCCGTGGCGGGCCTGGAGGCGACGAAGCGCCGTGCACGAACCTTCATCCTGACCGACCAGGCAGGGAACTGGGCGCTCGGCACCTGCAAAAGTGTCACTCTCCGGGAACTCTCGGATCTGCTCTCGACCCGCGCTCTGCTGCCGGAGGTCACGGTGAAGCGGGCCTTGAACTTCGATGGTGGCAACTCCACCGGGCTGTGGTGGCGGGCGGAGGGTGGCCAGGAGCACGGTGAAAGGGAGTATGCCCGGGTTCGAAACTTCCTGGTGCTTATGCCCAAGACGCCCGTGGCCGCCCGTTGAGCGTAGCGTGATTTGAGGATTTCTGGCGCGCGGTCTGCGAAGCTGTCGCGCTTGATTGATCCCTGTACTTGTGCCCTCTGTCAGGATCTGGTTCTAATTGGACCCCGTCGATCTGGGCTCAACCACGATCCAGTAGAACTTCTCCAACCCTTCTCTTCACCGCCCTCAGTCCCATGCTTGAAGCACCTGCCAAAGAATTCCTCCTCGACTATCTCAACACTCCCAGCCCGACCGGGTTCGAATGGCGGGGCCAGCGCAAGTGGGCCGACTACGTGCGCAAGTTTTCCGATCGTGTGGAGAGCGATGCGTACGGCACCGCCTGGGCCACGCTGGAAGGCAGCGCCAAGAAGCCCAAGCAGATCATGCTGGAGTCCCATGCTGATGAGATTGGCTTCATGGTGAAGATGATCACCAAGGACGGGTTCCTCTACCTTGATCGTGTGGGCGGGTCTGATGCGGCTACGGCCCGGGGGCGTCGTCTGGACATCTTGGGCGACAAAGGGGTGGTGCGCGGCATCATTGGCAACACGGCGATTCACATCCGTGAACGGGAAAATGAAAAGGCACCCCAGGTGCACGAGCTGTATGTGGATATTGGCGCCTCGAACCCCAAGGAAGTCGCTGAAGCAGGCATCCGCGTGGGCCATCCGGCTGTGTATTCCTACGGTGCCGAGTTCATGGGCAAGGAGTTGCTTCTGGGCCGGGCGCTGGACAACCGCATCGGTGGCTTCATCATCGCGCAGGTCATGAAGCGCCTGAGTGCGAAGAAAAAGCGCCCTGGTGCCACGGTGGTGGCGGTGAACGCCATCCAGGAGGAAATCGGCGGCAACGGGGCCAAGATGATCGCCAACCGGCTCATGCCGGACGTGGCGGTGGTTCTGGATGTCACGCATGCCACGGACACGCCGGGCATCGACAAGGCCAAGCACGGTGATGTGACTCTGGGAGGCGGCCCCAGCATCACCCACGGCACTTGCAACCATCCCATGGTGGTGCAACGCCTCCTTGACTCCGCGGAGAAGGTCAAGGTGGAGATCCAGCACGAGTCCTCCTCCCGGTACAGCGGGACGGACACGGACAGCATCTTCACGGTGGGCAACGGGATTCCCAGCGGATTGATCTCCCTGCCGCTGCGCTACATGCACTCCGTGGTGGAGATGGCCAATCTCAAGGACGTGCAACAGGTCATTGACGTGCTGGTGGCGTTCGTGGAGAGCGTGGGGCCTGACGACGAGTTCAAGATCAAGATCTAGTCTTGAGGCCCGGTCTGGTGTAGGAAAGAGTCAGAATCTGGATCTGGATCCCGGTCTGAACCTCCCACTCCACCTGTGACGCCTCCGCCCGCCCCTCGTCTGCTTTTGAGCCTCCGCGATGGCACACCCGTGTTGTTGCGGATGTTCACCCCGGCCGATCGGGCGGCGGTGCAGGAGGCCTTCCGCCGCCTGTCGCTGGATTCCCATTACTACCGGTTTTGGACTCAGCATCGCGACTTGCCCGACTCGCTGCTCACGCGATTTCTCAACCCTGAACCGGGGCTGCATGAAACCTGGGCGGTGCTCGATCCTGCCCTGCCAGACGAGCCGGGTCAGGGAGGTGGGTCTTTTTGGAGGCTGGAAGAAGAGCCCTGGCGGGCTGAGATCTCCTTCACGGTGGCAGACGAGGTGCAGCACCGTGGGGTGGGCAGCTTGCTCCTCGCCCTTCTCTGGATGCGCGCATGCGGAGCTGGCATCACCGAGTTCTTCGGCGTGGTGTTGCCAGACAACTACACCGTGTTGGACTGGTTTCGCGCTCTCGGTGCACGGATGACGCTACATGGGGGACAGTATGTTTTTGAGCTGGATCTGAATGAGGCAAAGCTTAAACCGACTCCCACGACGGAGCGCTTCAAGCAGCGATTGCGGGAGGTGGAAGCGGCGCTGACGGGGGCCGAAGACCAGGGGCCCTGAACGGGATCGACTTTTCCGGCTCAGGCCCCAAGCCCGTAGGCCTCCGCCAGGATCTCCTCGTCTTCCTCCCAGAAGGAGATGCTCATGGGGCGACAGCAGACCTCACAGTCATAGTCCACCGTGCACGGTACCTCTGAGAAGTGCGGGGCCGGGACCTCGAACTCCTCAAAACAAGTGGGGCAGGTGACGGAGGGCATGGGTGTGAAGTGCTTGGTGCTTGGTTTGAGTGGAGCATGAGGCTCGCGAGTTTCGCACGAAGCACTCGGAACTTTCTCACGGCAACTTCCACGCTGAGCGCATTTTCTGGTACTCACTCTGCGGGAGGAGCACGTAGTAGGGGTACTTGTCCGTCTTGATCCAGCGGATCATGGACTCGAGATTCTCCACGGCCATGGTGGTGCAGCCTGCGCTGGGGCGGGTAGGGCCGCGGCGGACATGAAAGAAGATGGCGCTGCCGTATCCCGGGGAGGCGGGATTGGTGTTGTGGCGGATTTCCAGGAGCCACTTGTAGGCGTCATCGCCCAGGCGCATGCGCTGGCTTTCAAACCACGGGGGCACATTCTGAGGATCTACCCGCACGTGCTGATTGTAGTGGGGAAGCCGAGGGTCATCCACCCATGCGTCCCATGGGCCCACTTGCAGGTATGGCCAGGAGGCCCCTTTCGGTGGGGTGGCAGCGGCTCCATGCAGTCGTCCCAGCTCAAACACGCCTGCCGGTGCCTTACCGTCCTTTTCCACCTTCCAGGGGATTTCTGGATTGCTCGGTTGGAATACTCCACGCCCCCATGCCAGTCCGTGCCGGCCTAAGTTCACTGGCCAGGCATTCTTAAAGACGGGACGCCACGGGCTCTCAGCGGAGGGGCGTTCCCAGCACTGGAGGGTGGCGGTAGCGCTTTCCCAGCTGGGGGCCACGGCCACAATGACCTGCCTCGCAGAGCTGGGAATCTGGGAATAGGCTGATCCAGGAGATAAAAAATTCGCGATCGCCAACAAAACAGCGATGCATGTAATTACGGAGTGGTTACAATGGAAGGTCATTGGCGGAAAATCTTTGGTTTAATTGCTGCGTTGTAGAGATTTTTCTTTGCACAGAGAGGGTAAGTAGGTATTTTTGCACAAAGCGATCCCGTTGGATCATTGTCCTCTAGGTTTTGGGGGTTTTTTTTCCTAGAGTCAACCCAGCGGGATCGCTTTTTTATGCCTAAATGCCATTTTCTTGGGTTTCATGAGGGTGGGAGAGACGGGCATGCCTAGATACGCAGCCACTTTCGGCACGGACGGCGGCAGGTAGCAACAAATGCGGTAGGCAAGAATGCTCCCGTTGAGACGTACTTCTGCCTCCTCATTCAAGCGATTTCCGCGTTCTTCCCATGATGGCTATTCAGATGCCTGCGCTGGTGTCCGCCCTGCTGGTGGCATCCTCCGCTGCCCTATCCGCAGCAGGTGACGCCCCTGTCAGGCGCATCAGCTTCAACCGGGATATCCGGCCCATCCTTTCCGACAACTGCTTTGCGTGTCACGGCTTTGACGCAAAACATCGGAAGGCAGGACTGCGGCTGGATATCGAGGACGGTGCCCGGCAGCCCAATGACGACGGACGTGTGGCAGTGAAACCAGGCGATCTGGCCTCCAGTGAGGTGTGGCAACGCATCATCACGGACGATGCAGATGAGTTGATGCCGCCACAGGATTCTCACAAGACTCTCAAGCCTGCGCAGCGCGAATTGATCCGCCGTTGGATTGAGGAGGGGGGCGAGTATGAGATCCACTGGTCATTTATCGCGCCAAGTTTACCCAAGGTGCCGGATCTGCTACGGTCGGAGAACTTGGGGCCAAGCGGGGCAGTGGATGCCTTTGTCACATCCCGGCTTAAGTCTGAGGGGCTCCAGCCGTCTCCAGAGGCAGATCGTGCGACGCTGATCCGTCGCGTGACCTTTGATCTCAC contains these protein-coding regions:
- a CDS encoding non-canonical purine NTP pyrophosphatase, translated to MKSLFVATGNPHKTGEIRSMLGDAYDVSDMTAHPHLPLPEETGETFEANATIKALAASSALPDALVLSDDSGLEVDALGGAPGVISARYAGANATDSDNRRLLKEQLAQLAKQTETPLFNGRFRCCMVLAQNGRVLGVFDGAVEGCLLLAEDGGGGFGYDPLFVPEGYENSFGVLPLEVKNQLSHRSRALAKVVAWLAEQA
- a CDS encoding phosphodiester glycosidase family protein, which gives rise to MTWRLALILLLATGLPGGGRLPAQDVVVSLGHGVVWSRKDISAPLEGWLQVVTFDASKVKVEVLARQDRETALPMHRWMTEARAIAGCNGGYFDPATFAPSGLQVVEGLATGKYQQFGEWGGGFGVRSGKAQIWTEQEILAMPTFEAESFVQCSPVLVDGVRRFTGAGEDVRARRTFIAHDGGARWALGVTSGIGLRELAELLVNQGAGLLGFKVSRALNLDGGPSTGLWGRDEKGKVVVHEKEMWSVKNCVVIRPLQ
- a CDS encoding phosphodiester glycosidase family protein; the protein is MVSSFRLISHLAPLFLVMGVIVETLPAQWTVRSQAGPVKLPGGAIQVKKQLAGPTEAELNLILFTAGKYEMRVVHQPERDKGVSLATKMRELGAIAGCNGGYFTPDFLPLGLEVSDGVRSGTFQRSSLLGGVFLVRHGRPAMVWKDEYIEQKGVTQLLQAGPRLVHAGLPVAGLEATKRRARTFILTDQAGNWALGTCKSVTLRELSDLLSTRALLPEVTVKRALNFDGGNSTGLWWRAEGGQEHGEREYARVRNFLVLMPKTPVAAR
- a CDS encoding M20/M25/M40 family metallo-hydrolase encodes the protein MLEAPAKEFLLDYLNTPSPTGFEWRGQRKWADYVRKFSDRVESDAYGTAWATLEGSAKKPKQIMLESHADEIGFMVKMITKDGFLYLDRVGGSDAATARGRRLDILGDKGVVRGIIGNTAIHIRERENEKAPQVHELYVDIGASNPKEVAEAGIRVGHPAVYSYGAEFMGKELLLGRALDNRIGGFIIAQVMKRLSAKKKRPGATVVAVNAIQEEIGGNGAKMIANRLMPDVAVVLDVTHATDTPGIDKAKHGDVTLGGGPSITHGTCNHPMVVQRLLDSAEKVKVEIQHESSSRYSGTDTDSIFTVGNGIPSGLISLPLRYMHSVVEMANLKDVQQVIDVLVAFVESVGPDDEFKIKI
- a CDS encoding GNAT family N-acetyltransferase; translation: MTPPPAPRLLLSLRDGTPVLLRMFTPADRAAVQEAFRRLSLDSHYYRFWTQHRDLPDSLLTRFLNPEPGLHETWAVLDPALPDEPGQGGGSFWRLEEEPWRAEISFTVADEVQHRGVGSLLLALLWMRACGAGITEFFGVVLPDNYTVLDWFRALGARMTLHGGQYVFELDLNEAKLKPTPTTERFKQRLREVEAALTGAEDQGP
- a CDS encoding CPXCG motif-containing cysteine-rich protein produces the protein MPSVTCPTCFEEFEVPAPHFSEVPCTVDYDCEVCCRPMSISFWEEDEEILAEAYGLGA
- a CDS encoding L,D-transpeptidase family protein, with translation MTFHCNHSVITCIAVLLAIANFLSPGSAYSQIPSSARQVIVAVAPSWESATATLQCWERPSAESPWRPVFKNAWPVNLGRHGLAWGRGVFQPSNPEIPWKVEKDGKAPAGVFELGRLHGAAATPPKGASWPYLQVGPWDAWVDDPRLPHYNQHVRVDPQNVPPWFESQRMRLGDDAYKWLLEIRHNTNPASPGYGSAIFFHVRRGPTRPSAGCTTMAVENLESMIRWIKTDKYPYYVLLPQSEYQKMRSAWKLP